The following coding sequences are from one Paenibacillus sp. JDR-2 window:
- a CDS encoding DUF2524 family protein has protein sequence MTPDLNSSYDCANASSDLPNLIAQLDSLKHGSASTAEQQEEINRLENQIRFIQNKCDIPHGNH, from the coding sequence ATGACTCCAGATTTGAACAGCAGCTATGATTGCGCAAATGCTTCTTCCGACTTGCCGAATCTTATCGCGCAGCTTGATTCGTTAAAACACGGATCCGCTTCCACTGCCGAGCAGCAGGAGGAGATTAACCGGCTCGAGAATCAGATCCGGTTCATTCAGAACAAATGCGATATTCCGCATGGTAATCATTAA
- a CDS encoding plastocyanin/azurin family copper-binding protein — translation MNTKKLTMFIFSAVLLTGLLSSVIGASAAEPQPASVTNDAESAAKLGLLLGDGNGVNDTYLAKRTNRMQAAIISLRLNGHLKEAMAGMGTSSFKDADKAGKSNAPILAYLKQHPELGWAGNPDGTFRPNDPVSAQQLYKVLLENIGFRSGAEFAYADTLTFAASKGMASIAAASPLTNAHLATALIESLTVQTPQGQSFFVNLQQKGVLSQSAALPQGKRIQLRSHQELGTYLTDNNGMTLYYFTKDAENINACGGQCLVNWPVFTSDELQIPAFLNKADFSSITRADGTKQWTYKGYPLYYFIKDTKSGDALGQNVNQVWFVINPSTFKGMTPEAKTYQIDIKQFSFGTEPLTVEAGSKITFTNYDEMEHNAVAVDGSFKVPVLKTGESYTITLDKPGTYNYYCELHKSFMTGQIIVK, via the coding sequence ATGAACACCAAAAAACTAACGATGTTTATATTTTCAGCCGTACTCTTAACGGGTCTGCTGTCGTCTGTCATTGGAGCATCGGCAGCGGAGCCGCAACCCGCTTCCGTAACAAACGACGCAGAATCGGCTGCGAAGCTGGGACTGCTGCTGGGCGACGGCAACGGCGTTAACGATACTTACCTGGCCAAGCGGACCAACCGCATGCAGGCGGCCATCATTTCTCTGCGCCTGAACGGCCATTTGAAGGAAGCAATGGCGGGCATGGGCACTTCTTCTTTTAAAGACGCAGACAAAGCAGGCAAATCCAATGCTCCTATTCTCGCCTACTTGAAGCAGCATCCTGAATTGGGCTGGGCCGGAAACCCGGACGGCACCTTCCGTCCGAACGATCCCGTCAGCGCACAACAGCTGTACAAAGTTCTTCTCGAAAATATTGGCTTCCGTTCCGGTGCCGAGTTCGCTTATGCGGATACGTTGACCTTTGCCGCTTCCAAAGGCATGGCATCCATTGCGGCAGCCAGTCCGCTGACCAACGCTCATCTTGCGACAGCTCTTATCGAGTCATTAACCGTTCAAACGCCGCAAGGGCAATCCTTTTTTGTTAACCTCCAGCAGAAAGGCGTACTCTCGCAATCCGCAGCGCTTCCTCAAGGGAAAAGAATTCAACTGCGAAGCCATCAAGAGCTGGGTACTTATCTGACCGACAATAACGGCATGACCTTGTACTATTTCACCAAGGATGCCGAGAACATTAATGCTTGCGGTGGTCAATGCCTCGTCAACTGGCCTGTGTTCACATCCGACGAGCTGCAAATTCCCGCCTTCCTGAATAAAGCCGATTTCTCGAGCATCACCCGTGCCGACGGCACGAAGCAATGGACCTACAAAGGATACCCGCTCTACTACTTTATCAAGGATACAAAATCCGGAGATGCACTTGGCCAGAACGTAAACCAGGTATGGTTTGTTATTAATCCGTCTACCTTCAAAGGCATGACCCCGGAAGCGAAAACCTATCAGATTGATATTAAACAGTTCTCTTTCGGAACGGAACCTCTAACCGTTGAGGCTGGCTCCAAAATTACCTTTACCAACTATGACGAGATGGAGCATAACGCGGTAGCAGTCGACGGCAGCTTTAAAGTTCCCGTGCTCAAAACAGGAGAGTCCTATACGATTACCCTTGATAAACCGGGTACCTACAATTACTATTGCGAACTGCACAAATCGTTTATGACCGGTCAGATTATTGTGAAATGA
- a CDS encoding cupredoxin domain-containing protein: MKLITSKSLLLMLSGLLFVFMLAACGSSSDKAASAPPPSQETATVTPSPTPEASMTSDEHENMEHESAAPSESPSAAPEATATAKPQAAATATPKPSPSPSHDDHHGGRNNDDDDSKASPAASEDHPKSSPAATASETDDGGKEYVVEISNFAFSPAKLEIKPGDRVKFINKDEIKHSATADDSSFDTGLLAENEGKTVTFDKTGEFAYHCMPHPGMQATITVSDK; this comes from the coding sequence ATGAAGTTAATAACTAGCAAAAGCCTGCTGCTCATGTTGTCAGGACTACTGTTTGTGTTTATGCTGGCGGCATGCGGCAGCTCATCAGATAAGGCAGCCTCTGCGCCCCCTCCTTCACAGGAGACCGCGACCGTCACGCCAAGCCCTACCCCAGAAGCTTCTATGACTAGTGATGAGCATGAGAATATGGAGCATGAATCAGCCGCGCCTTCCGAATCGCCGTCTGCAGCTCCGGAAGCAACGGCAACAGCCAAACCGCAAGCAGCTGCTACGGCAACGCCAAAACCTTCGCCTTCTCCCTCCCATGATGATCATCATGGCGGGCGCAATAACGATGATGATGATTCCAAGGCATCTCCTGCTGCCAGCGAAGATCATCCAAAAAGCTCGCCTGCAGCTACAGCATCGGAAACAGATGATGGCGGCAAGGAATATGTCGTTGAAATTTCGAATTTCGCCTTCTCCCCTGCCAAGCTGGAAATAAAGCCGGGAGATCGCGTCAAATTTATTAATAAGGACGAAATCAAGCATAGCGCAACAGCCGATGACAGTTCTTTTGACACCGGACTGCTAGCGGAGAATGAAGGTAAAACCGTTACCTTTGATAAAACAGGCGAGTTCGCCTACCACTGTATGCCGCATCCGGGCATGCAAGCCACGATTACCGTCTCAGACAAATAG
- a CDS encoding RNA polymerase sigma factor, with translation MRELTDHQLMLLIQSKQSEALSVLYDRYSSLVYSFAWKTLKDENVAKEIVQAVFMRLWTTKSVYDPEQGRFSSWLLTITRNITTDWLRKRRRDTAPLVQVEPEQLAKIPDEASATPETAAVNSEMKDQIRSAYRDLSAQQIHLLEHFYWQGYSISELAAIYNQPIGTVKNRLHQTLKILRRHLVAEGEQS, from the coding sequence ATGCGGGAGCTTACGGATCATCAATTGATGCTGCTCATTCAGAGCAAGCAGAGCGAGGCGCTTTCTGTTTTATATGACCGTTACTCGTCTCTCGTTTATTCCTTTGCCTGGAAAACCTTAAAGGACGAGAATGTCGCTAAAGAAATCGTCCAGGCCGTATTTATGCGATTATGGACAACCAAATCCGTCTATGATCCCGAGCAAGGCAGGTTCTCCAGCTGGCTGCTGACCATTACCCGCAATATTACAACCGACTGGCTGCGCAAAAGACGGAGAGACACGGCTCCTCTCGTTCAGGTCGAACCCGAGCAGCTGGCTAAAATCCCGGACGAAGCTTCCGCTACACCGGAAACGGCTGCCGTTAACAGCGAAATGAAGGACCAGATCCGCAGCGCTTACCGTGATCTGTCCGCCCAGCAGATCCATTTGCTTGAGCATTTCTATTGGCAGGGCTATAGCATCAGCGAGCTTGCGGCTATCTATAACCAGCCGATAGGAACGGTAAAGAACCGTCTGCATCAGACGTTAAAAATATTACGCAGGCATCTCGTGGCCGAAGGAGAGCAATCATGA
- a CDS encoding anti-sigma factor, with protein MKQQNVTVCHNALDYISGACSDTEKKAFERHLPGCPACQSELEELRLVWDSLPSDMELIEPPADLKQQVMDAALASVQPHPAKRSFRKLTWGAAAAAVLAVLVAGTAWNVELYRSRSGPAVIPIEQALSVSASQINQLISLKPVSDDVASSYAVACIVDNGSNMQFVVYVFGAPASKDSSVYQVWLNHAGQKDSAGTFRVDDKGIGVLAMPISGDTLAFDSIGITLEPDEHGNQPRGTRLYSSIS; from the coding sequence ATGAAGCAGCAAAATGTGACGGTTTGCCATAATGCCCTTGACTATATCTCAGGCGCTTGTTCCGATACAGAAAAGAAAGCTTTTGAACGTCATCTTCCAGGCTGCCCGGCCTGCCAGAGCGAGCTCGAAGAGCTTCGGCTCGTATGGGACTCTCTTCCTTCCGATATGGAGCTGATTGAACCTCCGGCTGACTTGAAGCAGCAGGTCATGGACGCCGCTCTGGCCTCTGTTCAACCTCACCCTGCAAAACGTTCCTTCCGGAAGCTGACCTGGGGTGCTGCTGCCGCAGCCGTACTCGCCGTGTTGGTTGCGGGCACGGCATGGAATGTGGAGCTGTATCGCAGCCGAAGCGGTCCGGCCGTTATCCCTATCGAACAGGCGTTGTCCGTATCCGCTTCCCAGATCAATCAGCTTATATCCTTAAAGCCGGTATCGGATGACGTCGCTTCGTCCTATGCCGTCGCCTGTATTGTGGATAACGGAAGCAACATGCAATTTGTCGTCTATGTATTTGGCGCACCGGCTTCCAAAGACAGCTCCGTCTACCAGGTATGGCTGAACCATGCCGGACAAAAGGATAGCGCGGGTACTTTCCGGGTTGATGACAAAGGTATCGGAGTACTCGCGATGCCTATATCCGGCGATACGCTTGCTTTTGATTCCATTGGCATTACGCTTGAGCCTGACGAACACGGCAACCAACCGCGGGGAACAAGGCTGTACAGCTCAATCTCCTGA